The following coding sequences lie in one Lolium perenne isolate Kyuss_39 chromosome 2, Kyuss_2.0, whole genome shotgun sequence genomic window:
- the LOC127328386 gene encoding uncharacterized mitochondrial protein AtMg00810-like, with amino-acid sequence MHTGSPAASPARTEETGPSSAHASGQPAPILLHRDLLLRLGVSSHLLDLVLLLSHVTIFMLIYVDDIIVASSSQSATDALLRDLSKKFALKDLGDLHYFLGIEVHKVSDGIVLNQAKYAQDVLARVNMTGCSGVPTPLSSSEKITAQDGDMLGPEDSTNYRSMVGALQYLTLTRPDISFAVNKFCQYLHAPTTVHWTAAKRILRYVSHTLSFGLTFMKSRSTLLSAFSDADWAGCVDDRRSTGGFAVFYGPNLISWSAKKQATVSRSSTEAEYKSVANATAEVIWVQSLLAELGVKEMQTPCLWCDNLGATYLSANPMFHARAKHIEIDFHFVRERVLSKKLEVRFIPSKDQIADGFRKPLPVKSFTEFRHNLNLSKL; translated from the exons ATGCACACCGGATCACCTGCCGCGTCTCCTGCCCGGACAGAGGAGACAGGGCCCAGCTCTGCACATGCATCTGGGCAGCCGGCTCCAATTCTCCTGCACCGGGATCTTCTGCTCCGCCTCGGCGTGAGCTCTCATCTGCTGGACCTCGTCCTGTTACTC TCACATGTCACCATCTTTATGCttatctatgttgatgatatcatagtCGCCAGCTCGTCTCAAAGTGCAACTGATGCTCTTCTACGAGATTTGAGTAAAAAGTTTGcattgaaagaccttggtgatctTCACTACTTCTTGGGAATTGAAGTGCATAAAGTAAGTGATGGCATAGTACTGAATCAAGCAAAATATGCTCAGGACGTTCTTGCTCGGGTTAATATGACAGGATGCTCCGGTGTCCCTACTCCTCTGTCATCGTCTGAGAAGATAACTGCCCAAGATGGAGATATGTTGGGTCCTGAGGATAGTACAAATTACAGAAGTATGGTAGGTGCGCTACAGTATCTCACCCTTACAAGACCAGACATTTCATTTGCAGTGAACAAGTTTTGTCAGTATCTTCATGCTCCTACTACAGTACATTGGACTGCTGCCAAACGTATTTTGAGATATGTGAGTCATACTCTGAGTTTTGGTCTTACATTTATGAAGTCAAGATCCACACTTCTTAGTGCCTTCTCTGATGCTGATTGGGCTGGTTGTGTGGATGATCGTCGCTCAACTGGAGGTTTTGCTGTGTTTTATGGACCCAATCTGATTTCATGGAGTGCCAAGAAACAAGCAACAGTATCCAGATCTAGTACAGAGGCAGAGTATAAATCTGTGGCCAATGCAACAGCAGAAGTAATTTGGGTACAGTCTTTACTTGCAGAACTCGGAGTAAAAGAGATGCAAACACCATGTTTATGGTGTGACAATCTAGGAGCCACTTATCTATCAGCAAATCCAATGTTTCATGCAAGAGCAAAGCACATTGAGATAGATTTTCACTTTGTTCGTGAAAGGGTGTTAAGCAAGAAGCTAGAAGTTCGGTTTATACCTTCAAAGGATCAGATTGCAGATGGGTTTAGAAAACCACTTCCTGTGAAGAGCTTTACAGAGTTTAGACATAATCTCAACTTGAGTAAGTTgtga